A single genomic interval of Aureliella helgolandensis harbors:
- a CDS encoding outer membrane protein assembly factor BamB family protein translates to MMILRRRILRLAVYAMTIGCASGLAAEDWSRFRGPNGDGTARDSQPVPSQWSPQENLKWKAELPGAGVSSPIVVGDRVFVTCYSGYGVDRNQVGNIEDLKRHLVCVDSQSGRILWDKSVAAVMPEDPYAGIGVTAHGYASHTPVSDGERVYAFFGKSGVHAFDMDGNEMWQASVGTGSDPWQWGSASSPIVHDGLVFVTAAAESQALVALDAKTGQEVWRESAEGFDGMWGTPTLIQVSQSRTELVMSVPFEIWSFAPKTGKLLWYCEASESEQAHSSAVASDGVVYAFTGRGGGSIAVRAGGSQDVAKSHRLWTGSESDRFGTPVVYQGKIYLVAGGIVTVIDGTTGKKLSQTRLENDRSSAATAPSTSGREGGRQSGRGGGRSSDYASPVIADGKLYFVNGSGQTFVWQLGDELEQLSVNRVTDESESFGGTPAVSQGRIFLRSDKHLYCVAAE, encoded by the coding sequence ATGATGATTCTTCGTCGACGCATTCTTCGGTTGGCTGTTTATGCAATGACCATTGGCTGTGCTAGTGGACTAGCAGCTGAGGATTGGTCTCGATTTCGAGGTCCCAACGGCGACGGAACGGCGCGTGACTCGCAGCCGGTACCCTCTCAATGGTCCCCCCAAGAAAATTTGAAGTGGAAGGCCGAACTGCCGGGAGCCGGGGTGTCCAGTCCGATCGTGGTGGGCGACCGCGTCTTCGTTACCTGTTACTCGGGGTATGGGGTCGATCGCAATCAAGTTGGCAACATCGAAGACCTGAAGCGCCACTTGGTCTGCGTCGACAGCCAATCGGGGCGCATTCTGTGGGACAAGTCCGTTGCAGCGGTGATGCCCGAGGATCCGTATGCGGGAATCGGCGTCACAGCTCACGGTTACGCCTCCCACACGCCCGTCTCCGATGGAGAGCGCGTGTATGCGTTCTTCGGTAAATCTGGCGTGCATGCGTTCGATATGGATGGAAATGAGATGTGGCAGGCAAGTGTGGGTACAGGCTCCGATCCATGGCAGTGGGGATCCGCCTCGAGCCCCATTGTGCATGACGGCTTGGTGTTCGTTACGGCTGCGGCGGAGAGCCAAGCACTGGTTGCCCTCGATGCCAAGACGGGCCAAGAGGTGTGGCGCGAGAGCGCCGAAGGCTTTGACGGGATGTGGGGGACTCCGACGCTGATCCAAGTCAGCCAATCGCGGACGGAGTTGGTGATGAGCGTGCCATTCGAAATCTGGTCATTTGCTCCTAAGACAGGCAAATTACTCTGGTACTGTGAAGCGAGCGAGTCGGAACAGGCGCACTCCAGTGCCGTTGCCAGCGACGGAGTCGTCTACGCCTTCACCGGCCGCGGTGGCGGCTCCATCGCCGTACGGGCAGGAGGTTCCCAAGACGTTGCCAAATCGCATAGGCTGTGGACTGGAAGCGAGTCCGACCGGTTCGGGACGCCGGTCGTGTATCAGGGGAAAATCTACTTGGTGGCGGGAGGCATTGTGACGGTCATCGATGGCACCACCGGCAAAAAGCTGTCGCAAACACGTTTAGAGAACGACCGAAGTTCGGCCGCTACAGCTCCATCCACCAGTGGAAGAGAAGGAGGCCGACAAAGCGGACGCGGTGGTGGACGCTCTTCAGACTACGCCTCACCGGTCATCGCTGATGGAAAACTCTATTTTGTGAATGGCAGCGGGCAAACTTTCGTATGGCAGCTGGGAGATGAGCTCGAGCAGCTGTCGGTCAACCGAGTCACCGATGAGAGCGAATCGTTTGGAGGCACGCCCGCTGTCAGCCAAGGTCGAATCTTCCTTCGCAGCGACAAACACCTCTACTGCGTCGCCGCAGAGTAA